DNA sequence from the Chlorocebus sabaeus isolate Y175 chromosome 25, mChlSab1.0.hap1, whole genome shotgun sequence genome:
ggcttattccctgagacacttgtgacagtgggggttgttgttcctgaaaaccctgaggaacaaagggctgaatttggaatgccccagtttgttgcggggcctgaggctggcccctcctctcgTTTCCCGAcagtggttgcccatttttatcaaatttagaacgacattgatcaccccaatgttttccctttttacatcttGGACATAGGCCAGGTGGCTCTTTATCTGTTCTTGTAGTAGCTTGAGtagttacattttgtttatttgagactaggcaattcttgtttagatgaccaatttgaccacaattataacatcttcccccaaatgttctaacctgtcctcctaaagcaactcctgtgattgcttgagccatgagcatagctttatgcatagctcctccaattccatcgcaggctttaacgtactctgagattacatctgatcctgcgggaacccttccttttaatggcttaatggctgattgacaatcaggattggcgttttcatatgccatcaactccactatgaccttacGGGCATTTTCATCAGTAATTGACTTTTGAGCAGCATCTtgaagtcttgctacaaaatcagggtagggctctttagagccttgtcttattgtattaaaggaggggcaggcggttcctgggtcttggattttctcccaggccctaaggcagatagccctgatttgctcaatggcctcatttggcattattacttgttggtcaacagtgctccaattttgacctatTCCTAATAGTTGATCTGCATCTATGTCAATTGGAGGATTGGCAGTCCTATTTTTTCGGACCTGTACTTGTGCCCCATCAATCcaccaagtcttaaattgtaaaaattgagagggtgagagagaggattttgccagaatctcccaatcataaggaatgagtctatgtccatgagcaatggaatctaataatgttctcatgtaaggagagttgggtccatactgttttactccctctttcatttcttttagcatttttatagaaaaagacttATATCTGGCTTCAGCTACGGGAAGCTCTCCCTCTAGGGCTccttctccaggtggtcttgcttctaatattactgggaattgccacgcctcaatatctccttgttttcttgcctcatcaataattttatgtaacgtactaccctgtgtactaggcggtgctgtaggattaagtctcatggtggGCGGCTGAGGATATGGCACCCTGCCCTGTGGCACTGGAAATGTTCCTGGCTGTCCATACTGATTTTCTGGGGGCTGCCGATACTGCAGTTCAGCTGGCGGCCAGTATTGATAGGCTACTGGCGGCTGGGTCTTATTTTCTATCAGCTGATATTGTGGACACTGCATTTGGATTGGCATTGCcatgacagagactctatcttttcctatttgatcttcttttggagttagtacttgtttaacctgcatttgaggttgtaaagttacaggcatctgagcTGCTGGAAGAGGAGTTGGCCATCGTGGTTTAGACTCTGATGGCTTTGCTAATTCTGGAtctttttcctctaattttaacgtttcaggatatattacctcctgtaattgattatTGTCAACATTTTGCGTTGACTGAGCCATTACCGGCTCTGATACACATTCACAGTgtgaactttcctttcctttccaggattctatccctgcctctttttcacaatctactgcacagcttttagggacattagaaattggaacgctatcttcttctgtttgaaatggttctaaagctactttaataatgacccaatcattccatactgtaagcggaatgtttttaccttccctacttgcttgttttaattctttgccaattttttcccagtcttttagatctaaagttccctgttctggaaaccatggacaaaactgttctattgtttgaaatagcgtaattagatttttggtagagactttaactccccctctctttaagagaattttaataaagctgcgATAAGAAGCATATTTACTCTTagtttgccccattgttaccctaggttctTCCGAGCGCACAAGCTTACcgcaaggctgactgtagacgtactcgggagtctctcgtcgacttgtcctcaatgaccacgctccagcgtaccttcaccttagagaaaagcttccacgttgggcaccagatgaaggggtggcctgcccctccacacctgtgggtgtttctcgtaaggtggaacgagagacttgagagaagaaataagacacacagacaaagtatagagaaagagaagcgggggcccaggggaccggcgctcagcttacagaggacccacgccggcaccggtctctcagttcccttagtatttattgataattatctttaccatcttaaagacaggggagtggcaggacaataggatcaaagaaaaagaggaaatcggcagtaagacatatgaacaaaaatctctgtgacatgaataagtttaaaggaaaatgttgtgccttgagatgcatatgcagacatctccataaaccttttagtagcattgtttcagtctatcacatggggagaaaccttagacacacctagctttcctaggcagaggtccctgcgacctttggccgtgtacgTGTCCTTGGGTAGTTGAAataaagagaatggtgatgacttttaaccagcaagctgccttcaggcacttgtttaacaaagacacatcctgcacagcccaaaatccattcaaccttgagtcaccgcagcacatgtctcttgcaaggacaaggttgggggtagggtcacagatgaacagtatctcaaatacagaacaaagaacaaaatggagtctcttatgtctacccctttctacatagacacagtaacaggctgatctctctttcttttccccacaaaaggggatatcaccaccgatcccacagaaatacaaactaccatcagagactactataaacacctcttcgcaaataaactagaaaatctaaaagaaatggataaattcctgaacacatacaccctcccaaggctaaaccaggaagaagtcaaatccctaaacagaacaataacaagttcagaaattgaggcaataattaataacctaccaactaaaaaaagtctaggaccagacggattcacagcccaagtctaccagaggtacaaagagtagCTGGTTCTAATctttctgaaaccattccaatcaatagaaaaataaggaatcctccctaactcattttatgaggccagtatcatcctgataccaaaacctggcagagacacaacaaataaaagaacatttcaggccaatatccctgatgaatatagatgcgaaaatcctcagtaaaatactggcaaactgaatccatcagcacatcaaaaagcttatccaccatgatcaagtcagcttcatccctgggatgcaaggctggttcaacatactcaaatcaataaatgtaatccatcacataaacagaaccaatgacaaaaaccacatgattatctcaatagatgtggaaacgtcctttgataaaattcaacagcccttcttgctaaaaactctcaataaacaagGTATcaatgggacgtatctcaaaataataagagctatttatgataaacccacagccaatatcatactgaatgggcgaaaactggaagcattccccttgaaaactggcacaagacagggacaccctctctcactactcctattcaacatagtgttggaagttctggctagggcaattgggcaagagaaataaataaaggtatttaAATAGAAAggcaaattgtctctgtttgcagatgatatgattctatatttagaaaaccccaggctgggtgcggtgactcaggcctgtaatctcagcactttgggaggctgaggtgggcagatcccaaggccaggagtttgagaccatcctggccaacatggtgaaaccccatctctattaaaaatacaaaaaattagccgggcgtggtggtgggtgcctgtagtcccagctacttgggaggctgaggcaggagaatggcctgaactcaggagaatggccgtagcttgcagtgagctgagatcgcgccactgcactctagcctgggcgacagagcgagactccgtctcaaaaaaaacaaaaacaaaaaaacccaaaaaaaccattgtctcagccccaaaactccttaggctgataagcaacttcagcaaagtctcaggatacaaaatcaacgtgcaaaaatcacaagcattctatacaccaataacaaacagagagccaaatcatgagtgaactcccattcacaactgctacaaagagaatgaaataactaggaatacaatttacaagggacgtgaggacctcttcaaggagaactatgaaccactgctcaaggaaataagagaggacataaacaaatggaaaaacatttcatgctcatggataagaatcAAAATCACAAAAACGGCCATGCTgcccaatgtaatttatagattaaatgctatccccatgaagctataattgactttcttcacagaactagaaaaaactaatttaaatttcatatggaaccacatacagccaagacaaccctaagcaaaaagacaaagctggaggcatcacactacctgactgcaaagtaaaatttaatttaatttaagatctggatacatgtgcaggacgagTAGGTTTGTtccacaggtaaatgtgtgccatggtggtttgctgcacctatcaccccatcacctaggtattaagccctgcatgcattagctatttatgcTGATGttctccctttccccacccccgACCATCCACAGTGTGTGTTtctcccctccttgtgtccatgtgttctcattgtataACAGTGTATTAAGTCACACATTAGTGGTGTTAATTCTTCTGTATTAAAGTGTGAGACAGGGACATTCTGAGTTTCAGAAGTGAATAGTTTTACCAATTACGCATAAAAGAGAAAAGTctgggttgggcgcagtggctcacgcctgtaatcccaccgcttgggaggccgaggtgggcgaagcacctgaggtcgggagttcaagaccagcctgaccaacatggagaaaccctgtctctactaaaaatacaaaattagccaggtgtggtggtgcatgcctgtaatcccagttactcgggacgctgaggctactctggacgctgaggcaggagaatcacttgagcccagtaggcggaggttgtggtgagccgggatcatgccattgcactccagcctgggtaacaagagtgaaactccgacaccctctcaaaaagaaaaaaagaaaaaaagaaaagtctgctTAGTCCATTAATATTCTGATATATCTTCATAGTAGCAACAGTTAGAACTCCTGAATATTGATTGGTATGGTAGCAAGAAAGAAATCTTCACAGATAAGAGATAAAAGTACAGATAGGTCAGGCATAGTGGCCTCACACCTAtattctcaacactttgggaggcctaagcaggaggattgtttgagcataggagttcaagaccagcctgggcgacatagtgagatctcatctctacaaaaaatttaaaaattagctaggcatgctggcatatgcctgtggtccctgctacgcaggaggctgaggtgaaaagatatcttgagcccaggaggtcgaagcttcagtgagccatgaacacaccactgcactccagccttggtgatggGGCAAGATCCTTTCTCAAAAAGTGTAGATAACTCCTCTCTagtggaaaataaatttattttgaattcaatttttttaaatgcttagcCTCagttcaaaaaataaaggaagctttttttttttttttttttttttttttgagacggagtcttgctctgtagcccaggctggactgcagtggtcggatctcagctcactgcaagctccgcctcctgggtttatgccattctcctgcctcagcctcccgagtagttgggactacaggcgcccgccacctcgcccggctagttttttgtatttttttttttagtagagatggggtttcaccgtgttagccaggatggtctcgatctcctgacctcgtgatccgcccgtctcggcctcccaaagtgctgggattacaggcttgagccaccgcgcccggccgcaggaagttttttttt
Encoded proteins:
- the LOC140710301 gene encoding LOW QUALITY PROTEIN: endogenous retrovirus group K member 8 Gag polyprotein-like (The sequence of the model RefSeq protein was modified relative to this genomic sequence to represent the inferred CDS: inserted 1 base in 1 codon), yielding MGQTKSKYASYRSFIKILLKRGGVKVSTKNLITLFQTIEQFCPWFPEQGTLDLKDWEKIGKELKQASREGKNIPLTVWNDWVIIKVALEPFQTEEDSVPISNVPKSCAVDCEKEAGIESWKGKESSHCECVSEPVMAQSTQNVDNNQLQEVIYPETLKLEEKDPELAKPSESKPRWPTPLPAAQMPVTLQPQMQVKQVLTPKEDQIGKDRVSVMAMPIQMQCPQYQLIENKTQPPVAYQYWPPAELQYRQPPENQYGQPGTFPVPQGRVPYPQPPTMRLNPTAPPSTQGSTLHKIIDEARKQGDIEAWQFPVILEARPPGEGALEGELPVAEARYKSFSIKMLKEMKEGVKQYGPNSPYMRTLLDSIAHGHRLIPYDWEILAKSSLSPSQFLQFKTWWIDGAQVQVRKNRTANPPIDIDADQLLGIGQNWSTVDQQVIMPNEAIEQIRAICLRAWEKIQDPGTACPSFNTIRQGSKEPYPDFVARLQDAAQKSITDENARKVIVELMAYENANPDCQSAIKPLKGRVPAGSDVISEYVKACDGIGGAMHKAMLMAQAITGVALGGQVRTFGGRCYNCGQIGHLNKNCLVSNKQNVTTQATTRTDKEPPGLCPRCKKGKHWGDQCRSKFDKNGQPLSGNERRGQPQAPQQTGAFQIQPFVPQGFQEQQPPXVTSVSGNKPVITIQQLSPATRGSAAVDVCTIQAVFASRGASTKNPHRGIWPIA